In Ahaetulla prasina isolate Xishuangbanna chromosome 10, ASM2864084v1, whole genome shotgun sequence, the genomic window cctagcagttcaaaagcacgtaaaaaatgcaagtagaaaaaatagggaccacctttggtgggaaggtaacagcattccgtgcgtctttggcgttgagtcatgccggccacatgaccacggagatgtcttcggacagcgctggctcttcggctttgaaacggagatgagtacctccccctagagtcgggaacgactagcacgtatgtgcaaggggaacctttacctttacctattcttCTCCCCAGCCTTGTGCCACAACCTAGTTAAGAAAACACATTTCTGTGTCCATGTGGCATTACGTGCTACATCCAAACAAATGTACTGATtaatattaacagattaacagtgttggaagggaccttgtaggtcatctagtccaaccccccccacccaagcaggagaccttacaccatttctgacaaatgacagtctccagtctcttcttgaaagcctccagtgatgaacctcccacaacttctgaaggcaacttctgttccattggttgattgttcccactgtcagaaaatttctccttatttccaggtggaatctctccttgctcaTACAATATCCCAGGCTCACAAATATGCCAGATACTTCTAAAATCCCACAGCGATCACAAATGACCATATCCCATTTCATCTCCTTTCCTGTGGGAACGGTCCTCCTAGGTTCTGGCCATCATGGCTTGCTGCTTGCCTTAGTGCAAACTTTTGTTGCACAAAGAAGTGCAAGAAAAATCTTACTTCCATATAAGCAGGTCACTTCATGAACTGGAGGGACTTTTTTGAGAAGCcttgtcttggtttttttttttttgcaaaatacaaTAGATAGCTCATACATGTGTGTTTCTTTAGAGGAGGTGGGCAACATCTCTGTGATCCCACCATCTGCAGAAGTGATACAAGGAAGCAGTTCAGTGGCCTTCAACTGCACACCAGTCCATGGTTTTGTCTCCTGGACCAAGGACGGTCACCGCCTGGAGGATAATCCCCGTTATTTGCGTTCATCTGGCTACCTGCAGATCAGAGACCCTCTACGGACTGATGCTGGTGTCTACTCTTGTACCATCTCCAACCCCTTTGGCAAGGCCACTGGTACTGCCAACCTTACTGTCTACTGTgagtaccctaaccctaaccctaactctaaccctaaccttaacccaaacctaaccctaacccctttGGCAATGCCACTGGTACTGCCAAGCTTACTGTCTATAGTgagtaccctaaccctaaccttaaccctaaccctaaccttaacccaaccctaaccctaaccctaacccctttGGCAATGCCACTGGTACTGCCAAGCTTACTGTCTACTGTGAGTACccgaaccctaaccctaactctaaccctaaccctaatcttaacccaaccctaaccctaaccctaacccctttGGCAATGTCACTGGTACTGCCAATCTTACTGTCTTTTGTgagtaccctaaccctaaccttaacccaaccctaaccctaaccctaacccttgccATAACCAGTTTTGTTTGATAGAGCTGTAGAATTGTAAAATCAAATGGACCATTTAAGCCAGTGAATGTAATTCCTTGGCTGATAGCCCTGCTTGGACAAATCTCATGACTGGGAGCCAaacttcagttaaaaaaaaaaaatctcactgttGCACAAATTTACCGTTAACAACCTTTTCCTAACGTTTCATTGGTACCCACCAAGTGCAATGGAATGACTTTATCCATCTCTGAAGTTCGCATCTCCTTTCTTTGAATGTTATGGGAAGAAGGAAGTTCAACCCAGTTGCAAATCAAAGCAGATATTCCCAGCCTTGCAATAATAAGATCTTTGTGTATCACAGGGACTGGCCAAAAAGTACAGAAGATACAGCTCCTTCTCTATAGATAAATAGTTCTCCATCAAATTAAGTAGCTCCATCCATCAATAAGATCCATGGCCTGGGTGTAATAATGtgttgagttggtcgagtaaggaGTTCGAGACTGGagtcgtgacaacagctctttttatttagagtgagacaaaaggtgcaggcaggatgctctccttatatacacacctggatcagttggccaccaatagaattcaaatgttttcccgctggaatttcctgctggaatttcccaccaatgggatcatacacaacataatggtatgtgggaatgaccttgggagtggGGGAGAAGAGATTGCTGCCTTAtctgaatggtcagataagaggcagcaacAGTCCAAGGCTACATAGTAGGTggagtcaggggtgggattcaaaacttttagcaaccagttctctgccccatTGCTTAGTGGacatggcctactcagcctcctacaccatggtgtgtatgtgggggggggtgttttcaccctccccaaactcTGGAGGTTTTTTCCTAGCCTccaggaggatgaaaatggccttccccaggctccggaggctctcctgaggctggaaacaggctcgTTTCTGGACTTacggaacttccaggaggcctgtttttcgccctcccagagcctctgtgcagGCCCTGCATttgcctggcatccaaaacgggccatgtgggaggggaggggaggagtgggcggggccagccagtccttgcaactactggttgggcaaaccagatataaaattagcaactggttcacccgaactggtccaaaccggctgaatcccacttcaGGGGTAGGGCATTGCCTCAAAAGGGATcctccctaattttttttttctctgaggcaagggaggacaactgtactttcagacttgcaaagttCCATTAGTATAACCTGAAGAAGcttccctggatgagaagcagaacgtcttccagcaaaaacaaagagtccaattgccttttgaaaaatttgGGGAGACTTAAAGTAGAATTTATAAAGCAGAATTCGGTCCTCTGGTTGTTTTCCCTGTCTGATCTAcactggtgttgtgtcttgcccgctctcacagcagccggggcattcttatctgctcccgaacacggaggaatgtatgcctcccggccccagtcctggctccatgcccagacaagctgcagaggagggagcacctcccggccccagccctggctccatgcccaggcaaacggagcagctagacccctccccctcctccacagcatgtgagcctgaggaaggtttatttccaacagctgctgattggagtgaccctcgcatcagaagactggataggcagaggcaacagaaggaagggaggggcaggccttcatgagtgctgagtcatggagccacaccccatggcctatataaaggatctgctttctggcagtctctgagtcaggcaaagtcgaacttatcttgctgaagtcactttctggtctcctgcctgctctgaggactttgctaggactttgggcagagctgcagaggcaagcctgatttggatttccctgacctggccgtcagcggaggagtggaacacgacaACTGGGGTGACCAATGCCAGAAAGATATAAACCAGGGCCCTACAGATGAGCCCACTAGGTTGTGTCTAAAGAAACAGATATTGCATTAGTACAGTTAATGTTCTTTTGTTTTCATCCAGATGGTCCGGAGACCCCAACAATTACTGTCTCGTCCTCTGAGCAAGATTCAAGCGCAGGGAATTTTGTGCTGGTGAACAGCACTGTCAATCTCACATGTTTGGCACCCTCCAACCCCCCAGCAAAGATCTACTGGAATTTGGCTGACAATATGGACTTCGACGTCCCTTCCTCACCTGTTCTGCAGCTCCACAGAGTGCAGCTGAATCAGGGAGGGCTGTATTCCTGCCTGGCTATCAatcagaagacgaagctacaaaTCCGTAACACTCGTCGTATCAACGTTGTCCGTTAGTTGACTTTGCCTTTATCTTTCTTACCTGCTGCGGGTGGGGTGTATGTGTCCAGAAGACATTAGCACATAGGAGTCTGAAACATACTTCTGGAAAGgtttgcagatagtcctcgacgtacgaccacaattgagtcccaaatttccctcactaagcgagacagttgttcagtgagttttgcctcattttgtgacctttcttgctacagctgttaagtgaatcactgcagttgttaagttagtaacacagctgtttcctgacagttagaacaattaatcagtgaaacaacttgcccccagaagttttgaattctccaacactggaagttttaagaggagattggataaccatttgtctgaaattgtgtagagtttcctgcttaagcagggggttggactagaagacctccaaggtcccttccaactctgttattctattctattctattctattctaaagatgtacattctctctccctccctccctccttctttctgtgagttggccatgatgagtttgCCGTGGTGAGTttaccgtggtgagttggccgtggtgagttggccgtggtgagttggctgtggagagttggccgtggtgagttggctgtggagagttggccgtggtgagttggccgtggtgagttgaccatggtgaatTGGAGAGGAACACTATCCTCTATAGATGAAAATGTCTCCAAAGTTGTGTTCTTTGACAGAATTCTGGTAGCAAAGTTTATTTCATCAAATTGAATAGaactggaagaaggaagaaaggagggaagggaaagagaaggagaagatataTTGTATTTTCAATGGCAGCACTTTAAGAACCAGGAAGATTGCGTGATGTGGCAAAAGGGCCAATTGAGAAATTATAGTTCCCAGAATGCCTTGAAAAGTTTTCAGGATTGTATGTACAAATCTACCATCCTTTAAGCTCTTCAAGCAGGGGGTTATAGATGTTACTTTATGTCATGCCCCAAGTTACAAGATTTTACATGACTGCTACACGCAAATACCCTTGAAAACCAAAGTGGAGCTCGGTCCGCCTGTAAAGCAGGAGTAGAGACAACCTGTTTCAGGTTGGAAGCTGTATATCGAATAATCTATTGAAGGAGTCTTACTAGTTTTGACTAAGGAGGAAGTTTGCCTGGAGTCAAAGAAATAAGAGATAGAATTGTTTACTTTTTCTATCTCTGCcatctttttcctcccttctccacCCTATGGTCAGCCAGATGAGAGAGAACAAAGGGCTGAGCTGACTGTTAGCAATagtgatagcacttagacttatatactactttaaagtgctttacatctctctgtaagcggtttacagagtcagtttatttcccccaacaaatcctcattttacccacctcggaaggatggtcaaccttgagcctggtgagatttgaactgccaaattgcaggcagcaggcggtcagcagaagtagcctgcaggactgcactctaaccacttggCCACTGTGGCAAAGACCTATGGAAATTAAGCCCAGCATTGAAAACTGGGTTGATCTCTATTCAAAACGACtgttttcatgatttttttctccctcttctgaTCCAGCTGCACTGCACTGCTGCCAATGGAACAGAAAAATGACCCAGAACTCAGAATGACAGTCATATAAATGACCACCCTGAAATGCGTTCTGAGTTGGGGTGATTGTGGATGTGCTTTGGGAACATAAATGCATTATGTTGTTAAGAATAATGTCCCTGCACTTTTCTGGAAGAGACGTTGAGTTGGTTGGACTGGTAGGAAAGATTGGAAAAGGCTATCTGCGAGTAGGCTGGCTGTCTTCCCGAGTCTCGGGAAGAGAAAAGTTAAGTGGCAATTGAGTTACGGGAAAGGAACTGCGAGCTTCAAGAAATGAACCAGCTCGGCTATTCATCTCAATCTGCACTTAAGATTGTGAAGAATTCCAGATAAAGTGCCCTCCATGGTCCTTCCTGGTTAACTCAGCTTTTGTGTCTCTCGCTCTGTCTTACCTCTTGGAACACCACAACCTTCACTCCACCATAGAACCCAACATGGGTGGTCTGACTTGTAGCTTCCTAATAAAGCCTGCCCCCCTCTAATCAATTATTGGAACTGGTTTTTAAAAGCAAGGCATGTGGTGgtccatggaaagaaatagagagagatggagaacatCAAGAAAAAAATAGCTTACAGGCCAGGTGTCAGTTttagaaggcaattttctttttgcttcttaactgccacatattttagctggggaaattgggagggggttgttgttggagcggtagaaagttagtcataacaatattccgtattcaaggatttttgcctgcgtctgatgagACTGCCTGaaaattgtatccagttgagtgtgaagagttgattggacaatgtgatgaacttgtgggtgtggggcagggctgtgaacggtcaactgggtgtggaaaacctggaagctttcagtttcgggttttcccagctgtgccaacatgacatctctaataaattggaactttgaggaacctcaagcctcagagctttatttcgttgggggtgttccttggaaccctgacaccagacTGTTTGCCACGGTTCCAATAGATGCATGTATCTGCACATGTATACATGTCATGACACGGGATACGTTGTGGTCATGTTTTTGGGAAATGAAGATACCCCACCTCTCCCCCCAACACACACCATAGAAAACGAAAATTCTGGCTGTAGTAAGAAAAGTGCAGAGAGAACCACTCATTAGCTTCCTTAGCGATGTCGCTAAAAAGTTTTCCTCACTTCTGGAACCCCATCCTCTGGTTAAAGAAAATGGAGGGTcattctgctttttttccttgggaGATCGTAGGTGGAGGAGATTCTCAAAAAACGGACGAGGAGAAGCTACCTGGAAGGCACTGATCTTGCACAATAATCTAAGATTATTCCCATGAACCTCTGCAAatccaatgttttttttcttccattactAAATACATTTAAACGCTCCCCTCCCCAATGGTTTCAACacagggttgggctgctgggggttcgcaggagttcgggagaacctctagctaagtttcTGTGCTCTTCAGAGAACCcttaaatcccactcctggctggtccctccccccaacccgcctctctcaggagtccccatgcggcccattttggatgcagctaagtgcagggcacatgcagaggctctgggagggtgaaaaatgggcttaccagaagttcgggaacctccagagggcctctggacctAGGGAGACCGTTTTCGCCTTCCTGGAGTCTCGAGGAAAgactccggagcccggggagggcatctaggccatgcctaccatggccacacccacccagcaaccgggcagagaaccccttgctaaaatttttgaagcccacccctgtttcaATGCCCACAATCTTTGCCTGCCTTCCTCAATCCAACTCAGAGAAGGCTGCTTTATAGTGAAATATTATACCCCCAAATATTATGTAGCGAGAGTCCATCCTGCTGGCGTTTTGGAAAAATTAAGTGGTCTCCCTAAGAATTGCTCACTGCCACCCCCTTTTCCCTCAGTCATGCTGCACCTGTGATGCTTGGAATGACAGGAATGGTCCATTCAAGTATATCAACCGCTAGCATTCTCCCTGCGTGGCTTGCTTCTTTTTTTGCAACGGTAAAATATTCTGAGTCCAGAAAGTGCATGAATGAATGCTCatcctcttctctcctttttttgttACTCCTCTCTAGAAGCTCCTTGGGGATCTCCTCGTTGTTCCGTGACTTCGGTGCAAAATGATTCCGCCTTGCTTTTCATCTGCTCCTGGACTGGAGGGTCACCCGCTCCTAATCTCACTCTCCAGGGACTCCCTGTCAGCACGACGGAAATCGGTGCCTCTACATTACAGAGCTTGCTAGTGCCCCCCTTCCCTGCTGGGATCAGTGGCACCAAAGTTACTTGTTTGGGTCGTCATGTAACTGGGCAAGCCAACTGCACCGTGATTCCAGGTGAGCTGAAGAAAACAGCTGAGCTGAGATGTATATCCCATCTAAAATGGCTGCTGGCTGTATCTGGGTGATGGGATTggactgatatttatttattttattttatttatttatttatttgcatttatatcccacccttctccgaagactcagggcggcttacactatgttagcaatagtcttcatcctatttgtatatttatatacaaagtcaacttaattgcccccaacaatctgggtcctcattttacctaccttataaaggatggaaggctgagtcaaccttgggcctggtgggacttgaacctgcagtaattgcaagcagctgctgttaataacagactgtcttaccagcctgagccacagaggcccttttatgTTCTCAGGGTCTTAAAagcaggggtagtattcacttaccttcgctaccggtttgtaaATGGGAGCACTCGCATGCGCAAAGTATCAAAAACaagatgtgatgacatccgggtgggtgggcggagcctcccacagccaccgctacaggttcgcccgaaccagatagaaccagctgaataccacccctgctgaaAAGGTACTTAGTGGATGATTATTTCATCCAGTTGAACCTCATCCATGTGAGATTGGCCCCAACCCTCCTGTCCTTTCGTAAGGTCCTGATTCTGCCAGTAGGCCTGGCACCAATGGGAGAACATCACAGTGGAGGAGGTCGATCAAGTCACAACAGATACACATTCCCCATTCTAGGCCTGCCCTCCTCACATGCCCTTAGATTTTAAAACctttggttttaatttatttatgttttaatgtaatatttttatatgacCGTAAAGCTGCCTAGAGTTACCTTAAGTgggaagatgggcagccaatctatagtttatagcaatagcaacagcacttagacttatataccgcttcacagtattttacagccctctctaagtggttttacagagccatcctattgcccccaacaatctggattctcattttacccacctcggaaagttggaaggctgaatcaatcttgagctggtcagaattgaactgctggcagtcggcagaattagcctgcaatactgcattctaaccacagtgccaccatggatggatggatggatggatggatagatagatagatagatagatagatagatagatagatagatagatagatagatagatagatagatagatagatagatagatgagagacagacagacagacaagcacACAAGCAAGTCCCTGATCTCAGGAAATTAGAGGTTTAATCCCCCATGCCTCTGAAGTATCATAATTTGTCCTTCATCCTGGTTTAAATTCTAAAAGTTGCGGTTATGAAGATTAGAGGGACAAATCCCCACATTTTGGTTGGCCCGAAAAACCTTGGAAGAAAATACAGGCAAAAGAGGCAAGGAAAACCGTACAATAGAAAATTCCTTGAAATGACCCATTCCATCAAACGAACCAAACGTCCCATTCCtgcttttcagatctgagctagcCTAATAGGTGCTGATGCAACATTTAAATTAAAGGGTCACAATTCAGACTTTTTGAGACCATGTCTTTTTTTCCCACCCGTGTCTTTCTCTTCCCTGTCTCCAGAAGCCCCCTCAGGGGTTACATTGTCATTCCAGGCATCCAGTGACCCCAAAGGGCCGGTGACTCTGCAGTTGCGTTGCCAGGGCACCTTCAATCCTGTGGAAATTGAATGGTTTAGAGATAAGCAGTCGCCGATTCCTGCCGGAAGCCATTATCAGCTCAGTCCTGATAAAATGCATCTCACCATCTGGAATTTCACTGTTCCCCAGGATCTGGGAGATTACAGCACCATCTGCTCCAATCCACTGGGATCACAGCGATCTAACCTCACTATTATTGGTGAGCTATCCCCGCCCGAGGACAGACAGCACTAGAGAAGTTACATTAGTACCGGTTGTGTTCGACTTATGAGCACAGTTGGGTCCtgaatttccatttctaagcgaggcggttgttaagcgagtcacacCAGATTTTGCAACCGTTGGGGTGGGGGATTTTTTagggccacggttgttaaggaaACCACTttcgttgttaagggaatcattcaGTAGTTTccccccagtgactttgcttgttagaagatggctgggaaagttacaaatagaatagaatagaatagaatagaatttttattggccaagtgtgattggacacacaaggaatttgtcttggtgcatatgctctcagtgtacataaaagaaaagatacgttcatcaaggtacaacatttacaacacaattgatgatcaatatatcaatataaatcataaggattgccagcaacaagttatagtcatacagtcataagtggaaagagattggtgatgggaactatgaaacgattaatagtagtgcagattcagtaaatagtctgacagtgttgagggaattatttgtttagcagagtgatggcctttgggaaaaaactgttcttgtgtctagttgttctggtgtgcagtgctctatagcgtcgttttgagggtaggagttgaaacagtttatgtccaggatgcgagggatctgcaaatattttcacagccctcttcttgattcgtgcagtatacaggtcctcaatggaaggcaggttggtagcaattattttttctgcagttctaattatcctctgaagtctgtgtttttcttgttgggttgcagaaccgaaccagacagttatagaggtgcaaatgacagactcaa contains:
- the VSIG10L gene encoding V-set and immunoglobulin domain-containing protein 10-like, which codes for MGDLRPNFTVKVDSSFQSQFSVDPVHGNLNISDLRTTDSGIYTVEIFTLGSVAQKGNITIRVYEEVGNISVIPPSAEVIQGSSSVAFNCTPVHGFVSWTKDGHRLEDNPRYLRSSGYLQIRDPLRTDAGVYSCTISNPFGKATGTANLTVYYGPETPTITVSSSEQDSSAGNFVLVNSTVNLTCLAPSNPPAKIYWNLADNMDFDVPSSPVLQLHRVQLNQGGLYSCLAINQKTKLQIRNTRRINVVQAPWGSPRCSVTSVQNDSALLFICSWTGGSPAPNLTLQGLPVSTTEIGASTLQSLLVPPFPAGISGTKVTCLGRHVTGQANCTVIPEAPSGVTLSFQASSDPKGPVTLQLRCQGTFNPVEIEWFRDKQSPIPAGSHYQLSPDKMHLTIWNFTVPQDLGDYSTICSNPLGSQRSNLTIIGPSISDWTLSSGPHPGTASLTWTVPNGSVVTSFVVQMQGPKQHRSAEEWSTAEVLGAANRSTTVIGLRPQTAYAFQVVPYLGSRAGNATQIRTLHPDSYLTGGAIAGIVIGCIFGMLLIVALVFLVVWLVCLRRAKKTAPPTPPESQHHYLSRQFPNGRKVEPSDSWDNPRWSSGDSDIYAITYEEHLHRYLSSTTLPVGIRKGTSSSSTGQPVRKTVRNATQV